One window of Alkaliphilus metalliredigens QYMF genomic DNA carries:
- a CDS encoding glycyl-radical enzyme activating protein, whose amino-acid sequence MAESLLEIEGVIYNIQRYSIHDGTGIRTTVFFKGCPLRCLWCANPESQKIEIEEMGERKIGRIATVQEVLDVVSRDKMFYNRSGGGMTLSGGEPLMQPEFASALVKEAKRQDIHTAIETSGYQQWDLLWSVIENIDTVLFDIKTMDAQQHLEVMGTSNQLILENAKRIAKMNKEIILRIPIVPGYNDSWSNMVETVNFAKEIGIKEMHLLPYHQLGESKYKQLDRNYKLKGVRPPSKEKLQDMALKIHRNWKVNVSVI is encoded by the coding sequence ATGGCAGAGTCATTACTTGAAATAGAAGGAGTCATTTACAATATACAACGCTACTCTATCCATGATGGAACTGGTATCCGAACAACGGTCTTTTTTAAGGGGTGTCCATTACGTTGCCTCTGGTGTGCTAACCCAGAATCTCAAAAAATTGAGATTGAGGAAATGGGAGAACGAAAAATTGGTCGTATTGCAACTGTTCAGGAGGTTCTAGATGTGGTTTCTAGAGATAAGATGTTCTACAACCGCTCTGGAGGTGGCATGACTTTATCCGGAGGGGAACCTCTGATGCAGCCAGAATTTGCTTCGGCATTGGTGAAAGAGGCAAAAAGACAAGATATTCATACGGCGATTGAAACATCAGGGTATCAGCAATGGGATCTACTTTGGTCAGTGATTGAAAACATAGATACGGTTTTATTTGATATTAAGACCATGGATGCTCAGCAGCATCTTGAAGTGATGGGTACATCTAATCAGTTGATCCTTGAAAATGCAAAACGGATAGCTAAGATGAATAAAGAGATCATCCTCCGAATTCCCATTGTTCCTGGATACAATGATAGCTGGAGCAATATGGTTGAAACAGTTAATTTCGCTAAGGAGATAGGAATAAAAGAAATGCATCTTTTACCCTATCATCAGTTAGGGGAGTCTAAATATAAACAATTAGATCGGAATTATAAGTTAAAGGGAGTCAGACCCCCATCAAAAGAAAAGCTTCAGGATATGGCTTTGAAAATTCATCGGAATTGGAAAGTAAATGTATCGGTAATTTAA
- the ortA gene encoding 2-amino-4-oxopentanoate thiolase subunit OrtA has protein sequence MEVKKGKWVEIHDIILQTSQRAHHLPEDTKQVPLEMRVKGFLLQDAKVGERVKIRTLIGRVIEGELTIDNPRHEFDYGEPVPELLTIGTELKSRLFSERWKDHE, from the coding sequence ATGGAAGTCAAGAAAGGTAAATGGGTGGAAATCCATGATATTATTCTACAAACCAGCCAGCGAGCGCATCACTTGCCGGAGGATACAAAACAGGTCCCTCTAGAAATGAGGGTAAAGGGTTTTTTATTACAGGATGCTAAAGTTGGAGAGAGAGTAAAAATAAGAACTTTAATTGGAAGAGTGATTGAGGGAGAGCTGACAATAGATAACCCAAGACATGAATTTGATTATGGAGAGCCTGTACCGGAACTGTTAACCATTGGAACAGAGCTAAAAAGTCGGTTGTTTTCGGAAAGGTGGAAAGATCATGAGTAG
- the ortB gene encoding 2-amino-4-oxopentanoate thiolase subunit OrtB, producing MSRAGKSYDEVTQRKNEIMKDALGIDYDRFSIGTIGFDYEKMMEEVGYPLEETIRIQRETGVGQTPLVEMKNITKLVRSMSEPGKGATILVKDEAQNPSGSFKARRAALSVYEAQKRGYEGVIAATSGNYGAAVASQAAMRGMKCIVVQETHDSRGVGQPEILEKGRICEALGAEVVQLTVGPELFYQFLVLLEETKFFNASLYSPYGIAGIETLGYEIATEVKERYGKEPAAVITTHAGGGNVTGTARGIKKAHCDNTKIIAASVDLSGLHMASDKDFNKKSFTTGHTGFGMPFMTWPDRSDVPKNAARPLRYIDRYVTMTQGEVFYACEMLAQLEGIERGPAGSISLAAAIAIAKELNDDEVIVVQETEYTGAGKHPTAQLTFATKQGIEVRRGNPEEGIPGKSVVIPEKPEQMSVKDYDIDKLRTSYLKNALKDVDIKTLIKEDIDYLAEEIRKDSSFVKEYIEKMGS from the coding sequence ATGAGTAGAGCGGGTAAATCCTACGATGAAGTAACCCAGAGAAAAAATGAAATTATGAAAGATGCACTGGGAATTGACTATGATAGATTTTCCATAGGGACCATAGGATTTGATTACGAAAAAATGATGGAGGAAGTAGGTTATCCATTAGAGGAAACAATCAGGATCCAAAGAGAGACTGGTGTGGGGCAAACGCCGCTTGTTGAAATGAAGAACATCACTAAATTGGTTCGTAGTATGTCTGAACCCGGAAAGGGAGCCACCATTCTTGTGAAGGACGAAGCCCAAAACCCATCGGGAAGCTTTAAAGCTAGACGGGCTGCATTATCTGTATATGAAGCCCAAAAGAGGGGATATGAAGGTGTGATTGCTGCAACAAGTGGGAACTATGGTGCGGCAGTTGCCAGTCAGGCTGCAATGAGAGGAATGAAATGTATTGTTGTCCAAGAAACCCATGACAGTAGAGGGGTAGGGCAACCGGAAATTTTAGAAAAGGGAAGAATCTGTGAGGCATTAGGGGCGGAGGTTGTTCAATTAACAGTAGGACCTGAGCTTTTTTATCAGTTTTTAGTGCTATTGGAGGAGACTAAGTTCTTTAATGCATCATTATATAGTCCATATGGTATAGCCGGAATTGAAACCCTTGGCTATGAAATCGCCACAGAGGTTAAGGAAAGATATGGAAAAGAACCTGCTGCTGTGATCACGACCCATGCAGGTGGTGGAAATGTGACGGGAACAGCAAGAGGCATTAAAAAGGCTCATTGTGACAATACAAAAATCATTGCAGCTTCAGTGGATCTTTCGGGGCTACATATGGCATCGGATAAAGACTTTAACAAAAAATCCTTTACAACGGGACACACTGGATTTGGAATGCCTTTTATGACTTGGCCAGATAGATCCGATGTTCCGAAAAATGCCGCAAGGCCTCTTCGATATATCGATAGATATGTAACGATGACTCAAGGTGAAGTATTTTATGCATGTGAGATGCTAGCTCAGCTAGAGGGGATAGAGAGAGGACCTGCAGGTAGTATATCATTGGCGGCGGCCATTGCCATTGCAAAGGAATTAAATGATGATGAAGTAATTGTGGTACAAGAAACAGAGTACACAGGTGCAGGAAAGCATCCCACAGCCCAGCTTACCTTTGCCACAAAGCAAGGAATTGAAGTGAGAAGGGGAAATCCTGAAGAAGGTATTCCTGGAAAGTCAGTGGTGATTCCTGAAAAGCCAGAGCAGATGTCAGTAAAGGATTATGATATAGATAAGCTAAGAACTTCTTATCTAAAAAATGCTTTAAAGGATGTTGATATCAAGACCCTTATAAAAGAAGATATTGACTATCTTGCTGAAGAAATAAGAAAAGACAGTAGCTTTGTTAAAGAATATATAGAAAAAATGGGATCATAA
- a CDS encoding aspartate aminotransferase family protein, which produces MNDIIKGLEVIQKDDELISLGTRIAFYPLAIKEAKGAILMDYDGNEIIDFLSAACVSNVGHSHPRVVNAIIEQTKKFIHYNPAYAVHEQMGNLAEELIRITPGDFPKRVAFSLSGGDANDNAIKVARSYTKRTKVISYFRAYHGTTYGALSLSAVSLPMRRDLGPFVPDVYHIPYPDCYRCNRKSPDSGCNMDCMEKLKELFNTVVPAEEVAAIFLEPFQGDSGVIEPPAEYIEELVKVCKDNGILLVVDEVQSGFGRTGKWFASEHYNLEPDIIVLGKSIASGMPLAALVARKEILEGWGAPAGSYSTAGNPICCAAALATIDIIEEEGLVKKAEELGNYTIKRFEEMKEKHPLIGDIRGKGLMIGVDLVKDRGTKERAKDETAKVSYRCWEKGLFITFFSGNVLRIAPPLTISKKELDKALDIIEEALCDVEAGRVPDEILESVKGW; this is translated from the coding sequence ATGAATGACATTATAAAAGGCCTTGAAGTGATCCAAAAAGACGATGAATTGATATCCCTTGGGACGAGAATTGCTTTTTATCCACTGGCAATCAAAGAGGCTAAGGGAGCTATATTAATGGATTATGATGGCAATGAGATCATAGACTTTTTATCAGCTGCCTGTGTATCAAATGTTGGGCATAGTCATCCTAGGGTGGTTAATGCAATTATTGAACAAACGAAAAAATTTATTCACTATAACCCGGCTTATGCTGTTCATGAACAAATGGGAAATCTAGCAGAGGAACTGATTCGTATCACACCTGGGGATTTTCCAAAGCGGGTAGCATTCAGTCTTTCCGGTGGTGATGCCAATGACAATGCCATTAAAGTCGCCAGAAGCTATACAAAAAGAACAAAAGTGATTTCATATTTCCGTGCATACCATGGAACAACATATGGTGCATTATCGCTATCGGCGGTTAGTTTACCCATGAGAAGAGATCTAGGACCCTTCGTGCCGGATGTCTATCATATACCCTATCCAGATTGTTATCGATGTAATCGTAAATCACCGGATTCTGGATGTAATATGGATTGCATGGAAAAGTTAAAAGAATTATTTAATACAGTTGTACCGGCGGAGGAAGTGGCTGCAATATTTCTAGAACCATTCCAGGGAGATTCGGGAGTGATAGAGCCACCAGCAGAATATATCGAAGAATTAGTTAAGGTATGCAAAGATAATGGGATTCTTTTGGTGGTGGATGAAGTTCAAAGTGGCTTCGGACGTACTGGCAAATGGTTTGCAAGTGAGCATTATAATTTGGAGCCAGATATTATCGTACTTGGAAAAAGCATTGCATCGGGAATGCCATTGGCAGCCTTAGTGGCACGAAAAGAGATACTTGAGGGCTGGGGAGCACCGGCTGGATCTTATTCAACAGCAGGAAACCCCATATGCTGTGCGGCAGCCCTGGCCACAATAGATATCATTGAAGAAGAAGGACTTGTAAAGAAGGCTGAAGAATTAGGGAACTATACGATTAAACGTTTTGAAGAGATGAAGGAAAAACATCCTTTAATCGGTGATATTCGTGGAAAGGGTCTGATGATAGGAGTCGATCTGGTTAAAGACCGTGGTACAAAAGAGCGGGCAAAGGATGAAACAGCAAAGGTTTCCTATCGATGCTGGGAAAAAGGCTTGTTCATCACATTCTTTAGTGGTAATGTGCTTAGGATTGCCCCACCACTTACCATATCAAAGAAAGAACTTGATAAAGCCCTAGATATTATTGAAGAAGCGTTATGTGATGTTGAAGCAGGAAGGGTCCCTGATGAAATTTTAGAAAGTGTTAAGGGCTGGTAA
- a CDS encoding catalase: MNTGPQQPQNTMEQNSKNEKLDLHRVDHNNELLTTNQGGRVSNTDDSLKAGARGPTLMEDFHFREKMTHFDHERIPERVVHARGFGVHGYFQVYEPMAELTKAKFLQDPTKKTPVFVRFSTVVGSKGSADTVRDVRGFATKFYTEDGNYDLVSNNIPVFFIQDAIKFPDVVHAIKPEPHNEIPQASAAHDTFWDFVVNTPETAHMIMWLLSDRAIPRSFRMMEGFGVNTFRFVNEQGKARFVKFHWKPLLGVHSLVWDEAQKLAGKDPDYHRRDLWDAIDMGEYPEYELGVQIVEEEEEFNFDFDILDATKIWPEEMIPVKRIGKMTLDNNVANFFAETEQVAFHPGHVVPGIDFSNDPLLQGRLFSYLDTQLIRLGGPNFHEIPINRPMAPIHNNQRDGYHRMTIDRGRVSYSPNSLQNDAPHPAPEADHGYVHHAEKVEGQKVRERSESFRDHYRQATLFWNSMSSAEKQHIIEAFHFEVGSVMDKQIKQRVVNMFNNVDGQLATQIAVGVGADSPAALGGNGVTATSPAVSQENTVKDARTRKVAILLENGFNYPEVTQVMSAFNGAGVHTEIVSKNLGMLTSVDGQQLEVGKNYATTASIKYDAVYVPGGPQSINSLMMQGDALHFVNEAFKHAKAIGATNEGVDLLMASAIQGVNMAGGNTQDQLITEMGVVTVRNVTDTNQFSQEFTNAIAQHRHWSRQNKKQMIPA; this comes from the coding sequence ATGAATACAGGACCACAACAGCCTCAAAATACCATGGAACAAAACAGTAAAAATGAGAAATTAGATTTGCATCGTGTAGATCATAACAATGAATTGCTTACAACAAATCAAGGGGGACGGGTCTCTAATACTGACGATTCCCTCAAGGCAGGTGCCCGGGGTCCAACGTTAATGGAGGATTTTCATTTCAGAGAGAAAATGACTCATTTTGATCACGAGCGCATTCCAGAGCGTGTTGTCCATGCCCGTGGATTTGGTGTCCATGGCTACTTTCAAGTTTATGAACCAATGGCCGAACTTACTAAGGCTAAATTCCTACAGGATCCAACAAAAAAAACACCAGTATTCGTGCGTTTTTCAACAGTGGTAGGTTCTAAGGGTTCAGCCGATACCGTCCGGGATGTGAGGGGTTTTGCCACTAAGTTTTATACCGAAGACGGCAATTATGACCTTGTCTCCAATAACATTCCTGTGTTCTTTATTCAGGATGCAATTAAATTCCCAGATGTAGTTCATGCCATTAAGCCAGAGCCTCATAATGAAATTCCACAGGCTTCTGCCGCCCACGATACCTTTTGGGACTTCGTTGTCAATACCCCAGAGACTGCCCATATGATTATGTGGCTACTCTCAGATCGAGCTATTCCACGAAGCTTCAGAATGATGGAAGGCTTTGGCGTCAATACCTTTCGATTTGTAAATGAACAGGGCAAGGCACGGTTTGTGAAGTTCCATTGGAAGCCCTTGTTGGGTGTCCATTCCCTGGTTTGGGATGAAGCCCAAAAGCTGGCAGGAAAGGATCCAGATTATCATAGACGGGATTTATGGGATGCAATTGACATGGGAGAATATCCAGAATATGAGCTGGGGGTACAAATAGTAGAGGAGGAGGAGGAATTCAATTTCGATTTTGATATCCTTGATGCCACTAAGATTTGGCCTGAGGAAATGATCCCCGTTAAACGAATCGGTAAGATGACCTTGGATAATAATGTGGCCAACTTTTTTGCAGAGACGGAGCAAGTGGCATTCCATCCTGGCCATGTGGTGCCAGGGATTGATTTTAGTAATGACCCCTTATTACAGGGTAGGTTATTTTCCTACTTAGATACGCAGCTCATCCGTTTGGGTGGCCCTAACTTCCATGAGATCCCCATTAACCGACCCATGGCCCCTATACATAATAATCAGCGGGATGGCTATCATCGTATGACCATAGACCGTGGCCGGGTTAGCTATTCACCAAACTCCCTCCAAAATGATGCACCTCATCCAGCTCCCGAAGCTGATCATGGCTATGTTCATCATGCAGAGAAGGTCGAGGGTCAAAAGGTTCGTGAGCGTAGTGAGAGCTTTAGAGATCATTATAGACAAGCAACCCTTTTCTGGAATAGTATGTCTAGTGCAGAAAAGCAACATATCATCGAAGCCTTCCACTTCGAGGTGGGAAGCGTTATGGATAAACAAATTAAACAGCGGGTCGTGAACATGTTTAACAATGTAGATGGACAGCTGGCCACACAAATTGCAGTTGGTGTGGGGGCAGATTCACCAGCAGCCCTAGGTGGAAATGGCGTCACAGCCACCTCACCAGCCGTAAGCCAGGAGAATACCGTCAAGGATGCTCGGACTAGAAAGGTTGCCATATTATTAGAAAATGGATTTAATTATCCAGAAGTAACCCAGGTAATGTCTGCCTTCAATGGCGCCGGCGTCCATACAGAAATTGTCAGTAAAAACCTGGGCATGCTGACAAGTGTTGATGGCCAGCAGTTGGAAGTAGGTAAAAATTATGCAACCACTGCATCTATCAAATACGATGCGGTTTACGTACCTGGAGGTCCACAAAGCATCAACAGTTTAATGATGCAGGGTGATGCATTGCATTTTGTCAACGAAGCCTTTAAGCATGCTAAAGCAATCGGAGCCACAAATGAAGGCGTTGATCTGTTGATGGCCTCTGCTATTCAAGGGGTCAATATGGCTGGTGGCAATACACAGGATCAACTCATTACAGAAATGGGCGTCGTCACAGTTCGAAATGTGACAGACACCAATCAATTCAGCCAGGAATTCACCAATGCCATCGCTCAGCATCGTCATTGGAGTCGTCAGAACAAAAAACAAATGATCCCTGCTTAG